A stretch of the Pedobacter sp. MC2016-14 genome encodes the following:
- a CDS encoding FKBP-type peptidyl-prolyl cis-trans isomerase, protein MKKSLVILLAATVSLSACNNFKKGPGGLLYNIHKSEGKEKIQEGDIIKLNFIQKSEKDSIMANTYDADQPQVFPVAKKMYAGDMNDVLSLFGEGDSATFKLNLDTMAKYSGQPKPMGTKDTYMIFTVKIEKVLKKAKGEADSTFQKKAQEFFQKDYQATVERHKNAEDGKIKKYIADNDLKVVTTASGLQYVITTPGSAQKPVMGDTIMVNYTGKLTTKKSDGKENIFDTSDLKVAKESGKFNPAAQYGPRAFTLGRAIPGFDEGLQLIGKGGKITMIIPSKLAYGPSGMPQGGISPYTPLVFEVELSDIKKPAPGALVPPAPPVAAVPGN, encoded by the coding sequence ATGAAGAAGAGTTTAGTAATCCTTTTAGCGGCAACAGTTAGTTTGTCTGCTTGCAATAACTTCAAAAAAGGACCAGGTGGGTTATTATATAACATCCACAAATCTGAAGGAAAAGAGAAAATTCAGGAAGGTGACATCATCAAATTGAATTTCATTCAGAAAAGTGAAAAAGATTCCATCATGGCCAATACTTATGATGCAGATCAGCCACAAGTATTTCCGGTAGCGAAAAAAATGTATGCTGGTGATATGAATGATGTGCTTTCTTTGTTTGGAGAAGGTGATAGTGCAACTTTTAAATTGAACCTGGATACGATGGCCAAATATTCTGGTCAGCCTAAACCAATGGGTACAAAAGATACGTACATGATCTTTACCGTTAAGATTGAAAAAGTATTGAAAAAAGCTAAAGGCGAGGCGGATTCAACTTTCCAGAAAAAAGCACAGGAGTTTTTCCAAAAAGACTACCAGGCAACTGTTGAAAGACATAAAAATGCTGAAGATGGAAAAATTAAAAAATATATTGCTGACAATGATTTAAAAGTAGTAACCACTGCTTCTGGTTTGCAATATGTGATTACTACACCTGGTTCTGCGCAAAAACCAGTAATGGGTGATACCATCATGGTAAATTACACTGGTAAATTGACAACTAAAAAATCTGATGGTAAAGAAAATATTTTTGATACGAGCGATCTTAAAGTTGCTAAAGAATCAGGTAAATTTAATCCTGCTGCTCAATATGGTCCACGTGCATTTACTTTAGGACGTGCAATTCCTGGATTTGATGAAGGTTTACAATTGATTGGTAAAGGCGGAAAAATCACCATGATTATCCCTTCAAAATTAGCTTATGGTCCATCTGGTATGCCACAAGGCGGAATCAGTCCTTACACTCCATTGGTGTTTGAAGTTGAATTGTCTGACATTAAAAAGCCTGCTCCAGGTGCTTTAGTACCTCCAGCGCCACCAGTTGCCGCAGTTCCTGGTAACTAG
- a CDS encoding TatD family hydrolase produces MFLTDTHTHLYYETDEVKQAELMQRCLDSDVTRLFLPNVDIASIAKIDALVQKYPDNCFAMAGLHPCDVKEDYELVLDEICESLMDRQIYAIGEIGIDLYWDKTTLDFQKAAFKEQIKWAKDLDLPIVIHCREAFAEVFEVLEQEKDEQLRGILHCFTGNLDQALKAIELGFYLGIGGVVTYKNGGLEDVLKHIPLEHIVLETDSPYLAPVPYRGKPNESSYLVFIAQKVADIYGVSVEEIARVTTSNSKKIFLV; encoded by the coding sequence ATGTTTTTAACTGACACACATACCCATTTATATTACGAAACTGACGAGGTAAAACAAGCAGAACTGATGCAACGTTGTCTGGACAGCGATGTAACGCGCTTGTTTCTTCCAAATGTAGATATTGCTTCAATTGCTAAAATTGATGCCCTGGTGCAAAAATATCCTGACAATTGCTTTGCTATGGCTGGTCTGCACCCCTGTGATGTAAAAGAAGATTATGAACTGGTATTGGATGAAATTTGCGAAAGTTTAATGGACCGGCAAATCTATGCCATTGGGGAAATTGGGATAGACTTGTACTGGGATAAGACTACGCTGGACTTTCAGAAAGCTGCATTTAAGGAGCAAATTAAGTGGGCTAAAGATCTTGATTTGCCAATAGTAATTCACTGTCGTGAGGCATTTGCAGAGGTATTTGAGGTTTTGGAGCAGGAAAAAGATGAGCAATTGCGTGGCATTTTGCATTGTTTTACAGGTAACCTGGATCAGGCCTTAAAAGCAATTGAATTGGGGTTTTATCTTGGAATAGGTGGAGTAGTGACCTATAAAAATGGTGGATTAGAGGATGTGCTGAAACACATTCCGCTGGAACATATAGTGCTGGAGACAGATTCGCCTTATCTTGCACCTGTGCCCTATAGAGGCAAGCCTAATGAAAGTAGCTACCTGGTGTTCATTGCGCAAAAGGTGGCAGACATCTATGGCGTATCTGTTGAAGAAATAGCCAGGGTAACTACCTCGAATTCTAAAAAGATTTTTTTAGTTTAG
- a CDS encoding asparaginase translates to MTKLLIIYTGGTIGMVNNPKTGALIPFDFDQIKQNVPELDRLNYVLEVHSFDPILDSSDMHPDIWAKLARIIEVRYLEFDGFVILHGSDTMAFTASALSFMLENLSKPVVLTGSQLPIGEIRTDAKENLITALEIAATKKQGKAMVPEVCIYFDYQLFRGNRAIKYNSEKFEAFRTPNYPKLAEAGVHLTFFKNYIKLQPKEQLLVHTDMNANIGVLKLYPGITPQAVHAITRSSVHAIVLETFGSGNTTTAAWFVESLQEAADAGKLIVDISQCMGGSVELGKYETSKKLEQMGVISGHDMTFEATVTKLMYLMGLNLPVEDIKFWMAQSIRGELTA, encoded by the coding sequence ATGACAAAACTACTCATCATATATACTGGTGGTACCATCGGTATGGTCAATAATCCCAAAACTGGCGCACTAATTCCATTCGACTTTGATCAGATTAAACAAAATGTGCCGGAATTGGACCGTTTAAACTACGTTCTTGAAGTGCATTCCTTTGATCCAATTCTGGATTCTTCTGATATGCATCCGGATATTTGGGCTAAGCTTGCACGGATTATTGAAGTGAGGTATCTTGAATTTGATGGTTTTGTGATTTTGCATGGTTCTGATACAATGGCTTTTACGGCTTCGGCATTGAGTTTTATGCTGGAAAACCTTTCTAAGCCTGTAGTGTTGACCGGTTCTCAACTGCCTATAGGTGAAATACGTACTGATGCGAAGGAGAATTTGATTACAGCGCTTGAGATTGCGGCGACCAAGAAGCAAGGTAAAGCTATGGTTCCTGAAGTTTGTATTTATTTCGATTACCAGTTGTTTAGAGGAAACCGTGCCATTAAGTATAACTCTGAAAAGTTTGAGGCGTTTAGAACGCCAAATTATCCTAAGCTTGCCGAGGCGGGTGTGCATCTTACTTTTTTTAAAAATTACATTAAACTGCAGCCAAAAGAGCAATTGCTTGTTCATACGGATATGAACGCAAATATCGGTGTGCTTAAACTGTACCCCGGAATTACCCCACAGGCTGTGCATGCCATTACCAGATCTTCTGTACACGCCATTGTGCTGGAAACATTTGGCTCTGGCAATACCACCACTGCAGCATGGTTTGTGGAAAGTTTACAGGAGGCTGCTGATGCTGGAAAGCTTATTGTAGATATTTCTCAGTGTATGGGTGGCTCTGTGGAACTCGGTAAATATGAAACGAGTAAAAAACTAGAGCAGATGGGGGTTATCAGCGGGCATGATATGACTTTTGAAGCTACGGTAACGAAGCTGATGTACCTTATGGGACTGAACTTGCCCGTAGAAGACATCAAATTCTGGATGGCCCAGTCTATTCGTGGAGAACTTACGGCATAA
- a CDS encoding rhodanese-like domain-containing protein gives MKIEQIYTGCLAEAAYYIESNGEAAIIDPLREVDPYLKKAQKDGAKIKYIFETHFHADFVSGHIDLSEKSGAPIVYGPTAQTNFDAHIAIDGEEFKIGALTIKVLHTPGHTPESTTFLLLDENAKPYCIFSGDTLFIGDVGRPDLAQKGDLTIEDMAGTLYDSLHNKILTLPDEVLVYPAHGAGSACGKNMSKETFDTLGHQKEVNYALKATSKEQFIKEVTDGILPPPQYFAKNAAINKNGYESVDQVYQKGLKPLAAQEFEELVNHTGAVILDTRDPQVFAKGFIPSSVNIGLNGQFAPWVGALITDLTQPIVLVGEADKAQEAITRLARVGYDATIGYLEGGIEAWRAAGKDLDTISSITAAEFEAIVNKNPDVNALDVRKPGEYEAEHLENTLTRPLDYINEWTTEINPEKTYYIHCAGGYRSMIAASILKARGVENVIDIAGGYGALKDTGLQRTDFACPSKAMKATV, from the coding sequence ATGAAGATAGAGCAAATTTATACCGGATGTTTGGCTGAGGCCGCCTACTATATTGAAAGTAATGGCGAAGCCGCAATTATAGACCCTTTACGGGAAGTTGATCCGTATCTTAAAAAGGCACAGAAAGACGGAGCAAAGATCAAATATATTTTTGAAACCCATTTTCATGCTGACTTTGTTTCTGGTCATATTGACCTGTCTGAGAAATCTGGGGCACCAATTGTATACGGCCCTACCGCGCAAACTAATTTTGATGCGCATATTGCCATAGACGGTGAAGAGTTTAAAATTGGAGCGCTTACCATTAAAGTGTTGCATACACCAGGGCATACACCAGAATCTACTACATTTTTATTGCTGGATGAAAATGCGAAGCCTTACTGCATATTTAGTGGAGATACGCTATTTATTGGTGATGTTGGGCGTCCTGACCTGGCTCAAAAAGGCGATCTCACCATAGAGGATATGGCGGGAACATTATATGATTCTTTGCATAATAAAATTTTAACCTTGCCAGATGAGGTACTTGTTTATCCTGCACATGGTGCAGGTTCTGCTTGTGGTAAAAATATGAGTAAGGAGACTTTTGATACCCTGGGTCATCAGAAAGAAGTTAACTATGCTTTGAAAGCAACATCCAAAGAACAATTTATCAAAGAAGTGACGGATGGTATTTTGCCGCCTCCACAATATTTTGCTAAAAATGCAGCCATTAATAAAAATGGTTATGAAAGCGTAGATCAGGTTTATCAGAAAGGTTTAAAGCCATTAGCTGCGCAGGAATTTGAGGAACTGGTAAATCACACTGGAGCGGTGATCTTAGATACCAGAGATCCGCAGGTGTTTGCAAAGGGGTTTATTCCTTCTTCTGTGAATATAGGTTTGAACGGACAGTTTGCGCCATGGGTTGGTGCTTTGATTACCGACCTTACCCAGCCAATTGTATTGGTTGGCGAAGCCGATAAAGCACAGGAAGCGATTACGAGATTGGCGCGTGTTGGCTATGATGCTACTATTGGTTACCTTGAGGGTGGAATTGAAGCATGGAGAGCTGCAGGTAAAGACCTGGATACAATTTCTTCTATCACGGCAGCAGAATTTGAGGCTATTGTAAATAAAAATCCTGATGTAAATGCACTGGATGTTCGCAAACCAGGCGAGTATGAGGCTGAGCATTTGGAAAATACATTGACCAGGCCATTGGATTATATTAATGAATGGACAACTGAAATCAATCCTGAAAAAACGTACTATATTCATTGTGCCGGAGGTTACCGTTCTATGATTGCAGCATCTATATTGAAAGCCAGAGGCGTAGAAAATGTAATTGACATTGCTGGTGGTTATGGTGCTTTAAAGGATACAGGTTTACAGCGTACAGACTTTGCCTGTCCATCTAAGGCTATGAAAGCTACCGTGTAA
- a CDS encoding YpdA family putative bacillithiol disulfide reductase, producing MDEYDVLIIGAGPIGMACAIEATNAGLSYVIVEKGALVNSLYNYPVFMTFFSTSQKLEIGGVPFVSIHPKPNRNEAVEYYRRVAEKFSLNIRLFERVEELQKRDDERFTVKTSRQHYNVAKVVISTGFYDVPVMMDIPGENLPKVAHYYKDPHLYAFQDVVVVGANNSAIDAALETYRKGARVTLVIRGGSLGPNLKYWVLPDIENRIKEGAIKVYFNAELTEIEEDAVCIKTEKGMLKIENDFVIAMTGYKPDFEMLRKLGVELDANGNPAYDAESMETNLPGLYLAGVVCGGVDTHKWFIENSRVHAEQIFAHIKGNLN from the coding sequence ATGGATGAATACGATGTTTTAATTATTGGAGCCGGACCTATTGGGATGGCTTGTGCCATAGAGGCCACAAATGCCGGTTTAAGCTACGTCATTGTAGAAAAGGGAGCGCTTGTGAATAGTTTATATAACTATCCGGTATTTATGACATTTTTTTCTACTTCTCAGAAGCTGGAAATTGGGGGCGTGCCTTTTGTTAGTATTCATCCTAAGCCGAATCGTAATGAGGCCGTAGAGTATTACAGGCGTGTTGCTGAAAAATTCTCTTTGAACATACGTCTTTTTGAACGTGTGGAAGAACTTCAAAAGAGGGACGATGAGCGATTTACAGTTAAAACTTCCCGACAGCATTATAATGTAGCTAAAGTAGTGATTTCTACAGGCTTTTATGATGTGCCGGTAATGATGGACATACCCGGAGAAAATTTGCCCAAGGTAGCACACTATTATAAAGACCCGCATTTGTATGCATTTCAGGATGTAGTTGTGGTAGGGGCCAACAACTCGGCTATAGACGCTGCCCTGGAAACGTACAGGAAGGGTGCCAGGGTTACGCTGGTGATCCGTGGTGGCAGCCTTGGCCCTAATTTAAAGTATTGGGTACTCCCTGATATTGAAAACAGGATTAAGGAAGGTGCGATAAAGGTTTATTTTAATGCAGAATTGACTGAAATTGAAGAAGATGCCGTGTGTATTAAAACGGAAAAGGGGATGCTGAAGATTGAAAACGATTTTGTAATTGCAATGACCGGCTACAAACCAGACTTTGAGATGCTGCGTAAATTAGGCGTGGAACTAGACGCTAATGGAAATCCTGCTTATGATGCTGAAAGTATGGAAACTAACCTTCCCGGTTTATATTTAGCGGGTGTAGTTTGCGGAGGTGTTGATACCCATAAATGGTTCATAGAAAATTCCAGGGTTCATGCGGAGCAGATTTTTGCTCATATTAAAGGAAATTTAAATTAA
- a CDS encoding polyprenyl synthetase family protein, with translation MPGINQIKQPIAKDIEVFEEKFKASMHSDAPLLDRITHYIVKRKGKQIRPMFVFFAAKLCGGIIESTHRGAALVELLHTATLVHDDVVDNAYERRGFFSINALWKNKIAVLVGDYLLAKGLLLSVNNNEFRLLQIVSEAVKQMSEGELLQIEKVRRMDISEALYFDVIRQKTASLIASCCACGAASAGADEETIEKMRLFGEKVGIAFQIKDDTFDFGTDDVGKPLGIDIKEKKVTLPLIYALNKADKAERKKIISLVKNHQDDPVKIQQIIDFVNSKDGVYYANQKMEEYQQEAFDILHSFEPGDARTGLEQLVRYTTDRKK, from the coding sequence ATGCCGGGAATAAATCAAATTAAACAACCAATAGCAAAAGATATTGAGGTCTTTGAAGAAAAATTCAAGGCATCAATGCACAGCGATGCACCGTTATTGGATCGTATTACGCACTACATTGTTAAGCGTAAGGGTAAACAAATCAGACCCATGTTCGTATTCTTTGCGGCAAAATTATGTGGGGGCATTATTGAATCTACACACCGGGGTGCTGCACTTGTAGAACTGTTACATACCGCTACGCTGGTTCATGATGACGTAGTTGATAATGCCTATGAGCGCAGGGGCTTTTTTTCTATCAATGCATTATGGAAAAACAAAATTGCCGTGCTTGTTGGAGATTATCTACTGGCTAAGGGACTATTGCTTTCTGTAAATAACAACGAATTCAGGTTGTTGCAAATTGTTTCTGAAGCGGTTAAACAAATGAGCGAAGGAGAACTGCTACAGATTGAAAAAGTACGCAGAATGGACATCAGTGAGGCTTTGTACTTTGATGTTATCCGCCAAAAAACCGCATCCCTAATTGCTTCTTGCTGTGCCTGTGGTGCCGCTTCTGCTGGTGCAGATGAAGAGACGATTGAGAAAATGCGTCTTTTTGGAGAAAAGGTAGGCATTGCTTTCCAGATAAAAGACGATACGTTTGACTTTGGTACAGATGATGTTGGTAAGCCGCTTGGTATAGACATTAAAGAGAAAAAAGTAACACTCCCTTTGATATATGCTTTAAATAAAGCAGATAAGGCAGAAAGGAAGAAGATCATTAGCCTGGTAAAAAATCATCAGGACGATCCTGTTAAGATTCAGCAGATTATTGATTTCGTAAACAGTAAGGATGGTGTGTACTATGCCAATCAGAAAATGGAAGAATATCAGCAGGAAGCATTTGATATTTTACATAGTTTTGAGCCCGGCGATGCGAGGACGGGCCTGGAGCAGCTAGTACGTTATACTACCGACCGCAAGAAATAA
- a CDS encoding acetyl-CoA carboxylase carboxyltransferase subunit alpha, with product MEQIKTSFDFEKPIAELVQQIEKINQVADKTKVDMSATLAELQEKLATTRASVYSNLTGWQEVQLSRHAERPQTLDYINMICDDFIEMHGDRTVKDDKAIIGGFATINGQTVMIIGHQKGKNTKERQYRNFGMANPEGYRKALRLMKLAEKFNKPVISFIDTMGAYPGLEAEERGQGEAIARNLLEMSLLKVPILCFVVGEGASGGALGIGIGDKVYMLEHTWYSVISPESCSSILWRSWDYKERAAECLKLTSADMFKNKLIDGIIKEPLGGAHQNPEVMGETLKAQILKDLAILGKEKSDKLVATRIDKFCAMGVVVD from the coding sequence ATGGAACAGATAAAAACGTCATTTGATTTTGAAAAACCTATTGCTGAATTAGTACAGCAGATTGAAAAAATCAATCAGGTTGCCGATAAGACAAAAGTAGATATGTCTGCTACTTTAGCAGAATTACAGGAAAAACTAGCCACTACCAGGGCCTCCGTTTATAGCAATTTAACAGGATGGCAGGAAGTTCAGCTTTCACGCCATGCAGAGCGTCCTCAGACGCTGGATTATATCAATATGATTTGCGATGATTTTATTGAAATGCATGGGGACAGAACTGTAAAGGATGATAAAGCGATTATTGGCGGTTTTGCTACCATTAACGGGCAAACGGTAATGATTATCGGTCATCAAAAAGGTAAAAATACCAAGGAACGTCAGTACCGTAATTTTGGAATGGCAAATCCTGAGGGTTACCGTAAAGCATTGCGCTTGATGAAACTTGCCGAAAAATTTAACAAACCTGTCATTTCATTTATTGACACCATGGGTGCGTACCCAGGTCTGGAAGCTGAAGAGCGCGGACAGGGAGAGGCCATTGCCAGGAACCTTTTAGAAATGTCACTTTTAAAAGTTCCTATTCTTTGCTTTGTAGTAGGTGAGGGTGCATCTGGAGGTGCATTGGGTATCGGGATTGGTGATAAGGTTTACATGCTTGAGCATACCTGGTATTCTGTGATCTCTCCTGAATCATGTTCTTCTATTTTATGGAGAAGCTGGGATTATAAGGAAAGAGCAGCAGAGTGCTTAAAACTCACTTCTGCTGATATGTTTAAAAACAAATTGATTGATGGTATCATCAAAGAACCTCTTGGCGGCGCACATCAAAACCCTGAAGTAATGGGTGAAACCCTTAAAGCTCAAATTCTTAAGGATTTGGCAATACTAGGTAAAGAAAAATCAGATAAACTTGTAGCCACACGTATAGACAAGTTCTGTGCAATGGGTGTAGTGGTAGATTAA
- a CDS encoding DUF2723 domain-containing protein: MNYSKINNITGWLCFFIATTTYILTLEPSVSFWDCGEFIASALKMQVVHQPGAPLFLMIQRFFSLFAGGDLKQVAYFMNVGSAVASGATILFLFWTITAFARKMFVKSGEELTTAQLISVMGAGAVGALAYTFSDSFWFSAVESEVYALSSLFTAIVVWGIMKWEANADEPRADRWLLFIAYIMGLSIGIHLLNLLTIPAIAFVYYFKKTDKPTTSGIFKTGLIGILILAVIQYGIIQYLVSGGAYFDLFFVNTLGLGFGTGVLVFALLVIGLLVWAIRYSIQHQKKILNLALLSTVLIIFGYASFSMIVIRAKADPNLNNSDPDNAFAFLSYLNREQYGDRPLLFGPNYNSEKTNLTEGKTLYRKGAEKYEVAGNKTDYEYDRTTLFPRMFSDDSRHVEYYKDMMGFDDSHFPGFFDNVGWLMKYQIGSMYMRYFFWNFVGRQNDDQGQGSIYEGQWLSGIKPIDAIFLGDQKNLPPTIVESKAYNRFFFLPLIIGIIGAVWHFKRNQKDAGIVGLLFFFTGIAIVLYLNQKPLEPRERDYAYVGSFYAFAIWIGLGVLAIKEWVFKKLSPAQGAIGATVICLFCAPVIMAAQGWDDHDRSTKMVAHDIAVDYLQSCAPNAILFTYGDNDTYPLWYAQEVENIRPDIRLVNLSLFDTDWYINGMKRKQNESAPLPITMNESQYVQGVRDVMYYQDYKLEGSVELKNIVQVLLSDNDEDKVPLQNGSKENFIPTKNFKLTVNPADVIKTGTVSAADASKIAPELLWTYNKGYVTKGTLAFFDILAHNDWKRPIYFASTVPSEQFNGLDKYLYNEGLALRLLPLKADTSSQSAELLNTPVLYNNVMNKFVWGNIKNASYLDPQSSDDISIFANVFNNTISGLLREGKIAEAKKAVDKYYEVMPTRFYGMRSMMGTYFMAENLYVLGETARANALIQKSADFIQKELSYLADVSASKNRLVGEQNVRLGLSFLNQMARTTTDQKQAKLAEQLTNQFKALEMRFGQFYGQMQGQ; the protein is encoded by the coding sequence ATGAATTATTCAAAAATTAATAACATCACTGGCTGGCTTTGTTTTTTTATCGCCACAACAACCTATATTCTAACCTTAGAACCTTCGGTAAGTTTCTGGGACTGTGGTGAGTTTATTGCATCTGCACTTAAAATGCAAGTTGTACATCAGCCTGGTGCCCCGTTATTTTTGATGATACAGCGATTCTTTTCTCTTTTTGCTGGCGGAGATTTAAAACAAGTAGCTTACTTTATGAATGTAGGCTCTGCAGTAGCCAGCGGAGCAACCATTTTGTTTTTATTCTGGACCATTACAGCTTTTGCCAGAAAGATGTTTGTTAAATCCGGCGAAGAGTTAACCACTGCACAACTGATTTCCGTAATGGGTGCCGGTGCAGTAGGTGCCCTGGCTTACACCTTTTCTGATAGTTTCTGGTTCTCTGCTGTAGAATCAGAGGTATATGCACTCTCTTCCCTGTTTACCGCAATAGTAGTTTGGGGAATCATGAAATGGGAAGCCAATGCTGATGAGCCACGTGCCGACCGCTGGTTATTGTTCATTGCATACATCATGGGCCTTTCTATTGGTATCCACTTACTAAACTTATTAACCATCCCCGCCATTGCCTTTGTTTATTATTTCAAAAAAACCGATAAACCTACCACATCCGGAATTTTTAAGACAGGCCTCATTGGCATCCTGATCCTCGCAGTAATTCAATATGGAATTATCCAGTATCTGGTAAGCGGCGGTGCATATTTCGACCTGTTTTTCGTCAACACACTTGGCCTCGGATTTGGAACAGGCGTGCTTGTTTTTGCCCTGCTCGTTATTGGATTGCTGGTTTGGGCCATCCGTTATTCTATACAGCACCAAAAGAAAATCTTAAACCTGGCCTTATTATCTACAGTACTTATCATTTTCGGATATGCGTCGTTTTCAATGATTGTTATTCGCGCTAAGGCCGATCCGAATCTAAATAACAGTGATCCAGACAATGCCTTTGCATTTTTGAGCTACTTAAATAGGGAACAATATGGCGACAGACCTTTATTGTTTGGTCCCAATTATAATTCAGAAAAAACAAACCTTACTGAAGGAAAAACCTTATACAGAAAAGGTGCCGAAAAATATGAAGTAGCTGGTAATAAAACCGACTATGAATACGACAGAACCACTCTGTTCCCAAGGATGTTTAGCGACGATAGCCGACACGTAGAATACTATAAAGATATGATGGGCTTTGACGACAGTCATTTCCCGGGCTTTTTTGATAACGTAGGCTGGTTAATGAAGTACCAGATCGGCAGCATGTACATGCGCTATTTCTTCTGGAATTTTGTAGGACGTCAAAATGACGATCAAGGTCAGGGCAGCATTTATGAAGGGCAATGGTTAAGTGGTATCAAGCCAATTGACGCTATCTTCCTTGGCGATCAGAAAAATCTCCCCCCAACAATAGTAGAAAGCAAAGCCTATAACCGTTTCTTCTTCCTCCCTTTAATTATCGGAATTATTGGTGCGGTATGGCACTTTAAACGCAATCAAAAGGACGCAGGAATTGTAGGATTGCTCTTTTTCTTTACCGGTATCGCCATTGTGCTGTACCTGAACCAAAAGCCTTTAGAACCTCGTGAAAGAGATTATGCTTACGTAGGATCCTTTTATGCTTTCGCCATCTGGATAGGTCTTGGTGTACTGGCTATTAAAGAATGGGTATTTAAGAAATTAAGTCCGGCACAGGGTGCCATCGGAGCCACTGTCATTTGCCTTTTCTGCGCACCGGTTATCATGGCCGCACAAGGCTGGGACGATCATGACCGTTCTACCAAAATGGTAGCGCATGATATTGCGGTAGATTACCTTCAATCTTGCGCACCAAACGCAATTCTCTTCACTTATGGTGACAATGATACTTATCCATTGTGGTATGCTCAGGAAGTAGAAAACATACGCCCTGATATTCGCCTCGTGAATCTTAGCTTATTTGATACAGATTGGTACATCAATGGAATGAAGCGGAAACAGAATGAATCTGCGCCATTACCGATTACCATGAATGAATCCCAATATGTACAAGGTGTTAGAGATGTTATGTATTACCAGGATTACAAACTGGAGGGTTCTGTAGAATTAAAAAACATTGTACAGGTATTGTTATCTGACAATGATGAAGATAAAGTCCCTTTACAAAATGGCTCAAAGGAAAACTTTATCCCAACTAAAAACTTCAAGTTAACCGTAAATCCCGCAGATGTTATTAAAACAGGAACCGTAAGTGCTGCCGATGCCTCTAAAATTGCACCAGAGCTTCTCTGGACATACAACAAAGGCTACGTAACTAAAGGCACCCTGGCTTTCTTTGATATCCTAGCTCATAACGACTGGAAGAGACCAATTTATTTTGCCAGTACAGTGCCTTCAGAGCAATTTAATGGTTTAGATAAGTATCTGTATAATGAGGGCCTGGCTTTACGCTTATTACCGCTAAAAGCAGACACCTCATCACAAAGTGCTGAGCTGCTAAATACTCCTGTACTATACAACAATGTCATGAACAAATTTGTATGGGGAAATATTAAAAATGCCAGCTATCTGGATCCACAATCCTCTGATGACATTTCTATTTTTGCCAACGTATTTAACAATACCATTTCGGGCTTGCTTAGAGAAGGCAAAATTGCAGAAGCCAAAAAAGCCGTAGACAAATATTATGAAGTCATGCCTACCCGTTTCTATGGCATGCGCTCCATGATGGGTACCTATTTTATGGCCGAGAACTTATATGTATTGGGCGAAACCGCAAGGGCAAATGCACTCATTCAGAAATCTGCTGATTTCATCCAGAAAGAATTAAGCTATCTGGCAGATGTGTCAGCAAGCAAAAACAGACTTGTAGGAGAGCAAAATGTAAGGCTTGGACTTTCATTCTTAAACCAAATGGCAAGAACCACAACAGATCAAAAGCAAGCAAAATTAGCCGAACAACTTACCAACCAGTTTAAGGCACTTGAAATGAGATTTGGCCAGTTTTACGGCCAAATGCAGGGACAGTAA